The genome window TGAGGAGGGGAGGAATGGAGGTGAGAGGACTAGAGTCAACAGAACTGAGGAGGGGAGGAATGGGGGTGGGAGGACTAGAGTCAACAGAACTGAGGAGGGGAGGAATGGGGGTGGGAGGACTAGAGTCAACAGAACTGAGGAGGGGAGGAATGGAGGTGGGAGGACTAGAGTCAACAGAACTGAGGAGGGGAGGAATGGAGGTGAGAGGACTAGAGTCAACAGAACTGAGGAGGGGAGGAATGGGGGTGGGAGGACTAGAGTCAACAGAACTGAGGAGGGGAGGAATGGGGGTGAGAGGACTAGAGTCAACAGAACTGAGGAGGGGAGGAATGGAGGTGGGAGGACTAGAGTCAACAGAACTGAGGAGGGGAGGAATGGAGGTGAGAGGACTAGAGTCAACAGAACTGAGGAGGGGAGGAATGGGGGTGGGAGGACTAGAGTCAACAGAACTGAGGAGGGGAGGAATGGGGGTGAGAGGACTAGAGTCAACAGAACTGAGGAGGGGAGGAATGGAGGTGGGAGGACTAGAGTCAACAGAACTGAGGGGAGGAACGGGGGTGAGAGGACTAGAGTCAACAGAACTGAGGAGGGGAGGAATGGAGGTGGGAGGACTAGAGTCAACAGAACTGAGGGGAGGAATGGGGGTGGGAGGACTAGAGTCAACAGAACTGAGGAGGGGAGGAACGGGGGTGAGAGGACTAGAGTCAACAGAACTGAGGAGGGGAGGAATGGAGGTGGGAGGACTAGAGTCAACAGAACTGAGGGGAGGAACGGGGGTGAGAGGACTAGAGTCAACAGAACTGAGGAGGGGAGGAACGGGGGTGTGAGGACTAGAGTCAACAGAACTGAGGGGAGGAACGGGGGTGAGAGGACTAGAGTCAACAGAACTGAGGAGGGGAGGAACGGGGGTGAGAGGACTAGAGTCAACAGAACTGAGGAGGGGAGGAATGGGGGTGGGAGGACTAGAGTCAACAGAACTGAGGAGGGGAGAAATGGGGGTGGGAGGACTAGAGTCAACAGAACTGAGGGGAGGAACGGGGGTGAGAGGACTAGAGTCAACAGAACTGAGGAGGGGAGGAATGGGGGTGTGAGGACTAGAGTCAACAGAACTGAGGAGGGGAGGAACGGGGGTGAGAGGACTAGAGTCAACAGAACTGAGGAGGGGAGGAATGGGGGTGGGAGGACTAGAGTCAACAGAACTGAGGAGGGGAGAAATGGGGGTGGGAGGACTAGAGTCAACAGAACTGAGGAGGGGAGGAACGGGGGTGAGAGGACTAGAGTCAACAGAACTGAGGGGAGGAACGGGGGTGAGAGGACTAGAGTCAACAGAACTGAGGAGGGGAGGAATGGGGGTGGGAGGACTAGAGTCAACAGAACTGAGGAGGGGAGGAACGGGGGTGAGAGGACTAGAGTCAACAGAACTGAGGAGGGGAGGAACGGGGGTGAGAGGACTAGAGTCAACAGAACTGAGGAGGGGAGGAATGGGGGTGGGAGGACTAGAGTCAACAGAACTGAGGAGGGGAGAAATGGGGGTGGGAGGACTAGAGTCAACAGAACTGAGGAGGGGAGGAATGGGGGTGGGAGGACTAGAGTCAACAGAACTGAGGAGGGGAGGAACGGGGGTGAGAGGACTAGAGTCAACAGAACTGAGGGGAGGAACGGGGGTGAGAGGACTAGAGTCAACAGAACTGAGGAGGGGAGGAATGGGGGTGGGAGGACTAGAGTCAACAGAACTGAGGAGGGGAGGAACGGGGGTGAGAGGACTAGAGTCAACAGAACTGAGGAGGGGAGGAATGGGGGTGGGAGGACTAGAGTCAACAGAACTGAGGAGGGGAGAAATGGGGGTGGGAGGACTAGAGTCAACAGAACTGAGGTGGAGAGGAACGGGGGTGGGAGGACTAGAGTCAACAGAACTGAGGAGGGGAGAAATGGGGGTGGGAGGACTAGAGTCAACAAAACTGAGGAGGGGAGGAATGGGGGTGGGAGGACTAGAGTCAACAGAACTGAGGAGGGGAGGAATGGGGGTGGGAGGACTAGAGTCAACAGAACTGAGGAGGGGAGGAATGAGGGTGGGAGGACTAGAGTCAACAGAACTGAGGAGGGGAGGAATGGGGGTGGGAGGACTAGAGTCAACAGAACTGAGGAGGGGAGAAATGGGGGTGGGAGGACTAGAGTCAACAGAACTGAGGAGGGGAGGAATGGGGGTGGGAGGACTAGAGTCAACAGAACTGAGCTGGGGAGGAATGGGGTGTGAGGACTAGAGTCAACAGAACTGAGGAGGGGAGAAATGGGGGTGGGAGGACTAGAGTCAACAGAACTGAGGAGGGGAGGAATGGGGGCGGGAGGACTAGAGTCAACAGAACTGAGGGGAGGAACGGGGGTGAGAGGACTAGAGTCAACAGAACTGAGGAGGGGAGGAATGGGGGTGGGAGGACTAGAGTCAACAGAACTGAGGTGGGGAGGAATGGGGTGGGAGGACTAGAGTCAACAGAACTGAGGTGGAGAGGAATGGGGGTGGGAGGACTAGCCACAGAACTGAGGTGGAGAGGAATGAGGGTGGGAGGACTAGAGTCAACAGAACTGAGGAGGGGAGGAATGGAGGTGGGAGGACTAGAGTCAACAGAACAGGAGGGGAGGAATGGGGGTGGGAGGACTAGAGTCAACAGAACTGaggtggagaggaatggaggtggGAGGACTAGAGTCAACAGAACTGAGGTGGAGAGGAACGGGGGTGTGAGGACTAGAGTCAACAGAACTGAGGTGGGGAGGAATGGGGGTGGGAGGACTAGAGTCAACAGAACTGAGGTGGAGGAATGGGGGTGGGAGGACTAGAGTCAACAGAACTGAGGTGGAGAGGAATGGGGGTGGGAGGACTAGATTCAACAGAACTGAGGAGGGGAGGAATGGGGGTGGGAGGACTAGTCAACAGAACTGAGGTGGGGAGGAATGGGGGTGGGAGGACTAGAGTCAACAGAACTGAGGGGGGGAGGAATGGGGGTGGGAGGACTAGAGTCAACAGAACTGAGGAGGGGAGGAATGGGGGTGAGAGGACTAGAGTCAACAGAACTGAGGAGGGGAGGAATGGGGGTGGGAGGACTAGAGTCAACAGAACTGAGGAGGGGAGGAATGGGGGTGGGAGGACTAGAGTCAACAGAACTGAGGAGGGGAGGAATGGGGGTGGGAGGACTAGAGTCAACAGAACTGAGGAGGGGAGGAATGAGGGTGGGAGGACTAGAGTCAACAGAACTGAGGAGGGGAGGAATGGGGTGGGAGGACTAGAGTCAACAGAACTGAGGAGGGGAGGAATGGGGTGGGAGGACTAGAGTCAACAGAACTGAGGAGGGGAGGAATGGGGGTGAGAGGACTAGAGTCAACAGAACAGGGCCCCAGGAAGCAACAAAGAGAAAATACCATGCATAATTATTTACATATTCAGAACTAAAAGATAACATAATTAACACAACTCTGTGCTGCTCCACTGTCTGTCCAACAAGAGACCACCTTCTACACCGTCTGAGAAGACGAGCAGAGCTCTGTCTGTCACCACACACAGCATCACTTGGAATGGACATGAGTTCCGTCCTGTCTGTCACCACACACAGCATCACTTGGAATGGACATgagctctgtcctgtctgtcaccACACACAGCATCACTTGGAATGGACATGAgttctgtcctgtctgtcagcgAGGCAGCTGGACGGTAAGTAGTATACAGGAGACCCCCCTTAGCGCAGTGGACATgagtcctgttctgtcctgtctgtcagtgAGGCAGCTGGACGGTAAGTAGTATACAGGAGACCCCCCTTAGCGCAGTGGACATgagtcctgttctgtcctgtctgtcagtgAGGCAGCCGAACGGTAAGTAGTATACAGGAGACCCCCCTTAACGCAGTGGACATgagttctgttctgtcctgtctgtcagtgAGGCAGCTGGACGGTAAGTAGTATACAGGAGACCCCCCTTAACGCAGTGGACATgagtcctgtcctgtctgtcagtgAGGCAGCCGGACGGTAAGTAGTATACAGGAGACCCCCCTTAACGCAGTGGACATgagttctgtcctgtcctgtctgtcagtgAGGCAGGCGGTAGGCTAGCTAGGTACAGCTAGGCAGGATACCCTCCTCTGATGCTGCATGGTGCCATGGTGGCTCTCCTCTTATACGATGCGCGGTGCTGAGCGATCGTTGGTATTGGTCCTCTTCAGCTTGACCCCTCTCTGGATAACCAGCAGCATGTTTCCCCCCTGACCATCCATAACCTCCCCATCCTCCAGGGACCCCCCCTCGCCCTGACACTGGACCCCAGGCTGGTGAGGGGCCAGGGGAGGGTTGGTGGTTGCTTGACCACTCCAGAACGCCAGGGGAAGTACACCcagctccccctcctctccctgggcTGGAGACTCAGGGCTCTGGGCCTCCTCTGGTTCCTCTGCCCCTACTCCTGGTCCTCCAGGAAGCCGCAGCCCCCCAGGGAATCCTCCCCCAACTAGGCCAGGCACGGTGGGGCACTTGACTGGGATGACGGGGGTCCGGATGGGGATGGGGCCGGTGGTCCCGCGGCGGGCCGAGGGCTTGGTGGAGGGCGTGCGGCGGATGGTGGCGACCCCAGGGGTCATGATGACGGACCCAGCCGTAGAAGGTAGGCCGGCGGTGGACGCTGGTCTCTTGGACTGGAACATCCTACGGTAGGACTGGCTGATGTCACTGTTACGGGGGATGGTGGATGACTTGTCAAACTCCTGCTGGTCAACCTCCTGGTCCCCTCCCATGGAGAAATAGTCATAGTCTGACACTggaataaacagagagagagagagagagagacatgttaggacatttattattattattttgtatttatttattatggatccccattagttcctgtcaagaccgCAGTTActtttcctgtggtttattatggatccccattagttcctgtcaagaccgCAGTTActtttcctgtggtttattatggatccccattagttcctgtcaagacagcagttacttttcctgtggtttattatggatccccattagttcctgtcaagacagcagctactcttcctggggtttattatggatccccattagttcctgtcaagacagcagctactcttcctggggtttattatggatccccattagttcctgtcaagacagaagctactcttcctggggtttattatggatccccattagttcctgtcaagacagaagctactcttcctggggtttattatggatccccattagttcctgttaaggcagcagctactcttcctggggtttattatggatccccattagttcctgtcaagaccgCAGTTActtttcctgtggtttattatggatccccattagttcctgttaaggcagcagctactcttcctggggtttattatggatccccattagttcctgtcaagacagcagctactcttcctggggtttattatggatccccattagttcctgtcaagaccgCAGTTActtttcctgtggtttattatggatccccattagttcctgtcaagacagcagctactcttcctggggtttattatggatccccattagttcctgtcaagacagcagctactcttcctggggtttattatggatccccattagttcctgtcaagacagaagctactcttcctggggtttattatggatccccattagttcctgtcaagacagcagctactcttcctggggtttattatggatccccattagttcctgtcaagacagaagctactcttcctggggtttattatggatccccattggttACTGGCTATTCATTGAAATTTACAttgcaagttgcaacattgactGTGGCTTCGATTTGAAAGAAATAAACAGGCCactaaattacatttacattggaATGTAGGCTGTGTATTAATGGCCTCAATACAATAGACTAGAATTGGCTTGATGACCACAGACAATTTCACCCTTAATGGCAGTGACCAACAGTGTGTGAAGCGGTATAGGAAGTGGCATCTCTTTAAcaaggagcggcaggtagcctagtggttatagcgttgggccagtaaccgaaaggttactagattgaatccccgagctgacaaggtaaaattatgtcgctctgcccctgaacaaggcagttaacccactgtaaaAATAACAAAGCAACTGGAACTGTTGGTAGGAACAGTTGGTATTGCCTTGAAAATATAGCCTAGTGTATAAAACGAATGAAAAAAATGTAGGCTATAAACTGTGTCATCCTCAATTATTTTTAATGCATTGTGTCCTCATGTGTGGTTGTTTTGTTTTGAAATTGGCAAATAAATCAAATTGAAATCACAAAAAAATGTAGGTTAAGGTTTATAGACCACAACAAAAACAGCTTGCAGCCTCTGGCTGGCTGTGTTTAGCTGGAAGGTGGCAGACCCAATTTGAAACTTGCCTAGGGCTTATAGCTGTCCTCTGATTGGAGGCTACCCGCCAGAGATGCAAATCACATCTTGAGCAGTAAACTCTGCTCTCCCGCTGGCGGTTGGTATTTATATCCCTGGCCGTAGTGACTGCGGGAAATAGCAAGCGGGGAGGACTTTTTTTGCTATCTGGgacggagttgcattattttccatagaacgcatagAGCCCCTAGTTGATTATCCTTTTAATACCATGGCGACACTTTTAACACATTTGCCGCTAGAAAtatgttcaacatccactgaagtagctagcaagtttactagatagcgaCAACAGTTgccgtggtaaccaaacaaacagacttgctagtttagctaaccaaaccatcagtcctagcttgccatTATGAATATAGAATATCAACAAAAGGCAATATTTttttcaattcgacttttgctttAAAAGCAGCttaaacatagaacatgtaagaatgaactatagccatGGAATTTTACCGTGctttatagggaaataatgcacgctctagaatgcccttcaagccaatcagaaacaggtattcaacaatgccatggtataaataTCTATATTACATATCTATATTACATCCCATTATTACATATCTATATTACATATCTACATTACATCCCTATATTACATATCTATATTACATATCTACATtacaattttatttaacctttatttaactaggcaagtcagataaagaacaaattctttgctgataggtgtataaaatcgagcacacagtccATAGACaaccattggcagtagaatggccttactgaagagctcagtgactttcaacgtgacactgtcgtaggatgctacctttccaacaattcagttcgtcaaatttctgccctgatagagctgccctggtcaactgtaagtgctgttattgtgaagtggaaacgtctaggagcaacaacggctcagtcgcgaagtggtaggccacataacCTCACAGAATGGGACACCCCGAGTGCTGAAGCGGGTAAAAATTGTctatcctcagttgcaacactccctatcgagttccaaactgcctctggaagcaacgtcagcacaataactgttcgtcgggagcttcatgaaatgggttttcatggccgagcagccgcacacaagcctaagatcaccatgcgcaatgccaagcgtcggctggagtggtgtaaagctcgccgccattggactttggagcagtggaaacacgttctctggcagtctgacggacgaatctgggtttggcagatgccaggagaacgctacctgcccaaatgcataatgccaactgtaaagtttggtggaggaggaataatgttctggggctgtttttcatggttcaggctaggccccttagttccagtgaagggaaatcttaacactacagcagacaatgacattctagacgattctgtgcttgaaacattgtggcaacagtttggggcaggccctttcctgtttcagcatgacaatgcccccgtgcacaaagcgaggtccatacagaaatggcttgtcgagatcggtgtggaagaacttgactggcttgcacagagccctgacctcaaccccatcgaacacctttggaacgccaggcctaatcgcccaacatcagtgcccgacctcactaatgctcttgtggctgaatggaagcaagtccccgcagcaatgttccaacatctagtggaaagccttcccagaagagtggaggctgttatagcagcaaggggGGGGGACTCCATATTAtggcccatgattttggaatgagattgtttgatgagcagatgtccacatacttttggtcatttagTGTACCTATATCCTATTTTTACCAGACACTTACCTGACACATTTACACAGAAGGATATGGCGCTACAAGTCATGCATGCCTTTGCATattttgtcagtgtgtgtgtgtgtgtgtgtgttaaccttgTGAGGGTATGGTGTCCTCTGAACAGCATGGGGTGGTACTCTGGGTACTGTAGCCACTAGAACAGTGTAGAGAGTCTCTACTGGAACGCTGTGTCTGTGAGTCCAGCTGTAGACCTCTGGACAGGGCCAGGGCCAGCTCCTCATGGGCCTCCATctcacacacctgaacacacacacacacacacacacacacacacacacacacacacacacacacacacacacacacacacacacacacacacacacacacacacacacacacacacacacacacacacgtcaaactAGATATTTCAAGAAAAATATGACTTGCTTCAGACATTTGTATAAAATATAGATTAAATCATGTTTCCAGCTGACCTTGGGTGGTGGAGGTAATGGTTGACTCCTGCCCCCTGGTGCTGGGATGACTCCAGCAGGTAGTGGTAGACGCCTGCCCCCTGGTGCTGGGATGAATCCAGCAGGTAGTGGTAGACTCCTGCCCCCTGGTGCTGGGATGACTCCAGCAGGTAGTGGTAGACTCCTGCCCCCTGGTGCTGGGATGACTCcagcaggtagtggtagtggggcataGCTGGTGTCTGCTGGTACAAGATCCTTGTCCTTCCTCCTTCTAAGGGTGTTCACCATGGGCTGGTCATAGGGTCCTGGCTTAGCCCAGTCCTACAGGATACACATACAGAAACATAGCTGAGTTCACCTCCTCTACCCAGTCCTACAGGATACAGAAACATAACTGAGTTCACCTCTACCCAGTCCTAAAGGATACAGAAACATAGCTGAGTTCACCTCTACCCAGTCCTACAGGATACAGAAACATAGCTGAGTTCACCTCCTCTACCCAGTCCTACAGGATACAGAAACATAGCTGAGTTCACCTCCTCTACCCAGTCCTACAGGATACAGAAACATAGCTGAGTTCACCTCCTCTACCCAGTCCTACAGGATACAGAAACATAGCTGAGTTCACCTCCTCTACCCAGTCCTACAGGATACGGAAACATAGCTGAGTTCACCTCTACCCAGTCCTACAGGATACAGAAACATAGCTGAGTTCACCTCCTCTACCCAGTCCTACAGGATACAGAAACATAGCTGAGTTCACCTCCTCTACCCAGTCCTACAGGATACAGAAACATAGCTGAGTTCACCTCCTCTACCCAGTCCTACAGGATACAGAAACATAGCTGAGTTCACCTCCTCTACCCAGTCCTACAGGATACAGAAACATAGCTGAGTTCACCTCTACCCAGTCCTACAGGATACAGAAACATAGCTGAGTTCACCTCCTCTACCCAGTCCTACAGGATACGGAAACATAGCTGAGTTCACCTCTACCCAGTCCTACAGGATACAGAAACATAGCTGAGTTCACCTCCTCTACCCAGTCCTACAGGATACAGAAACATAGCTGAGTTCACCTCCTCCTTGGTATCCCTAGCTGTGTTCTTTAATCATGGGCCTCTGAAGATCCTGTCAGCTGGGGATTCTGAACTATTATCACGATATTCAAATACATCTTCTCCAGGAACACATCTGAAATCTACCAATGAAACGTGTAGAAGACGATGTAGTATATTGTCCTACGGTCATTTTGCAATCTGActgtaacataataataatgTCAGAATAATTCAGAGGGTCCCTACGTAATGACAGATATTTTAGGAACACAAGGAGTCAGGACatgatgaggaggagaactgAACCAACAACCAACCTTCCAGCTGGGGACTTTAGAGGTGGGGACCATGTTAGGCCCCAGGGTGCAGTAATGAGGGTAGTCAGGTAGCAGGGCCGAGCACGGCCTGGACCACGACTGGGacggacaggaggaggaggtgatggaggacgaatgggaggagggagggaagagggggtaGGAACCCACCAGGCCTGAGCCCCCTCCCATCAGGTAGGACCCCCCCAGACCTGAGCCCCCTCCCATCAGGTATGAAGAGTCTGAATGATGGTGATCCCCGTAGTGGTCATACCCGTTAGACAACTGAGCATGAGCAGGGGAACGGAatgacacaaacaaacaaacaaacaaacaaacaaacataaaaACACAAAATTTGAGAAATTGGTCAAATGATAAAAACCAACACAATAGGGTCAGGATAATAAAACAAACACAATAGGGTCAGGATAATAAAACAAACACAAtagggtcaggataataaaccaacacaatagggtcaggataataaaccaacacaacagggtcaggataataaaccaacacaatagggtcaggataataaaccaacacaatagggtcaggataataaaccaacacaatggggtcaggataataaaccaacacaacagggtcaggataataaaccaacacaatagggtcaggataataaaccaacacaatagggtcaggataataaaccaacacaatggggtcaggataataaaccaacacaatggtgtcaggataataaaccaacacaatggggtcaggataataaaccaacACAATAGGGTCAGAATAATAAACCAACACAAtggggtcaggataataaaccaacacaatggggtcaggataataaaccaacacaatagggtcaggataataaaccaacacaatggggtcaggataataaaccaacacaatggggtcaggataataaaccaacacaacagggtcaggataataaaccaacacaatggggtcaggataataaaccaacacaatggggtcaggataataaaccaacACAATAGGGTCAGGATAATAAAACAAACACAATAGGGTCAGAATAATAAACCAACACAATAGGGTCAGGCTAAtagggtcaggataataaaccaacacaacagggtcaggataataaaccaacacaatggggtcaggataataaaccaacACAACAGGGCCAGGATAATAAACCAACACAAcagggtcaggataataaaccaacacaacagggtcaggataataaaccaacacaatagggtcaggataataaaccaacacaacagggtcaggataataaaccaacacaatagggtcaggataataaaccaacACAATAGGGTCAGGCTAAtagggtcaggataataaaccaacacaacagggtcaggataataaaccaacacaatggggtcaggataataaaccaacACAACAGGGCCAGGATAATAAACCAACACAAcagggtcaggataataaaccaacacaacagggtcaggataataaaccaacacaatagggtcaggataataaaccaacacaacagggtcaggataataaaccaacacaatggggtcaggataataaaccaacACAATAGGGTCAGGATAATAAAACAAACACAATAGGGTCAGAATAATAAACCAACACAATAGGGTCAGGCTAAtagggtcaggataataaaccaacacaacagggtcaggataataaaccaacacaatggggtcaggataataaaccaacACAACAGGGCCAGGATAATAAACCAACACAAcagggtcaggataataaaccaacACAACAGGGTCAGCATAATAAACCAACACAAtagggtcaggataataaaccaacacaacagggtcaggataataaaccaacacaatagggtcaggataataaaccaacACAATAGGGTCAGGATAAtagggtcaggataataaacaaacacaatagggtcaggataataaaccaacacaacagggtcaggataataaaccaacacaatggggtcaggataataaaccaacACAACAGGGTTAGGATAATAAACCAACACAAcagggtcaggataataaaccaacACAATAGGGTCAGGATTATAAACCAACACAATAGGGTCAGGATAAtagggtcaggataataaacaaacacaatagggtcaggataataaaccaacacaatagggtcaggataataaaccaacACAACAGAGTCAGGATAATAAAACAACACAAtagggtcaggataataaaccaacacaacagggtcaggataataaaccaacacaatagggtcaggataataaaccaacACAACAGGGTCAGGATAATAAAACAACACAATCAGAAACACAAGATAAAAGTTGATGAATGAAATACAAATAACACAACATTTCGGAAGAACGAATAAACAAAGGAGTAAACTAAGAAAATGAAATTGACAAACCAAGACTCCTGTTCTGAATTCTGAAATGTATGTGAACGACCACGATGACCCATGAGACTAGATACGTAACAGCAGGAATCAGAGACAGGTGAAAGGAAGCTGTGGGTGGATCACGTGGGTGGGGTCGAGGGTTGTGGCGAGGGTGGACACTATGTTTCCTGTGAGGAGACTCTAGACTAAGGGCTACAGCAAGGGGACGAGGGGTAGGGTATCTATCATGGgagggcaggggggggggggggtgcttcctctcaaaggagggatggagggagtatgTCACCTTGTCAACTGCAGCCAGAGGCCCTCCAGAGGTGGGAGAGCtgcactcactgactgactggcaggTGTCAGAGGCCTCAGACGAGCCAGAGCTGGAGCAAGGCTGGAGGAACAGCAGGTTGGGTGGAGGTAGACAGACGCGGCAGAAGACGAGCACAAGACGGGAGCAGAGAGTTTTGGTGTAAAAAAGAGAGGAGTTTGAGTTCAGTGTAGGGTTAAAAGATGACCGGATATgaacatacacacagtcacagacagtcacagacagtcacacacagtcgcagacagtcacagacagtcacagacagtCACACGCAGTCACAGGCAGTCACAGGCAGTCACATACAGTCACATACAGTCGCAGACAGtcacagacagtcacagacagtcacagacagtCACAGAGGAATAGAacacataaaggagaggaaggcgtgtattgtagccatcacataaaggagaggaaggcgtgtattgtagccatcacataaaggagaggaaggcgtgtattgtagccatcacataaaggagaggaaggcgtgtattgtagccatcacataaaggagaggaaggcgtgtattgtagccaccacataaaggagaggaaggcgtgtattgtagccatcacataaaggagaggaaggcgtgtattgtagccaccacataaaggagaggaaggcgtgtattgtagccatcacataaaggagaggaaggcgtgtattgtagccatcacataaaggagaggaaggcgtgtattgtagccatcacataaaggagaggaaggcgtgtattgtagccatcacataaaggagaggaaggcgtgtattgtagccatcacataaaggagaggaaggcgtgtattgtagccatcacataaaggagaggaaggcgtgtattgtagccatcacataaaggagaggaaggcgtgtattgtagccaccacataaaggagaggaaggcgtgtattgtagccatcacataaaggagaggaaggcgtgtattgtagccatcacataaaggagaggaaggcg of Salvelinus alpinus chromosome 4, SLU_Salpinus.1, whole genome shotgun sequence contains these proteins:
- the LOC139572900 gene encoding protein MTSS 1-like isoform X1, whose translation is MEAVIEKECSALGGLFQSVIGDMKNSYPIWEDFISKAGKLQSQLRATVVAAAAFLDAFQKVADLATNTRGGTRDIGSALTRMCMRHRSIEAKLRDFSMAFMDCMINPLQDQMEEWKRGTNTLDKDHAKEYKKVRSEIKKKSLDTLKLQKKAKKADALGRGEVQPQLNSAMQDVSDTYLLLEEMEKQAVRKALVEERSRLCTFVSMLRPVVDEEISMLGEVTHLQTISDDLKMLTMDPHKLPPASEQVILDLKGSDYNWSYQTPPSSPSTTRSRKSSMCSSLNSVNSSDSRSSGTSHSHSPSSSSCSSHYGYRSSTLPQQAAARLSSMSSHDSGFISHPDTSKSPSPMPQETLPQPCSSSGSSEASDTCQSVSECSSPTSGGPLAAVDKLSNGYDHYGDHHHSDSSYLMGGGSGLGGSYLMGGGSGLVGSYPLFPPSSHSSSITSSSCPSQSWSRPCSALLPDYPHYCTLGPNMVPTSKVPSWKDWAKPGPYDQPMVNTLRRRKDKDLVPADTSYAPLPLPAGVIPAPGGRSLPLPAGVIPAPGGRSLPLPAGFIPAPGGRRLPLPAGVIPAPGGRSQPLPPPPKVCEMEAHEELALALSRGLQLDSQTQRSSRDSLHCSSGYSTQSTTPCCSEDTIPSQVSDYDYFSMGGDQEVDQQEFDKSSTIPRNSDISQSYRRMFQSKRPASTAGLPSTAGSVIMTPGVATIRRTPSTKPSARRGTTGPIPIRTPVIPVKCPTVPGLVGGGFPGGLRLPGGPGVGAEEPEEAQSPESPAQGEEGELGVLPLAFWSGQATTNPPLAPHQPGVQCQGEGGSLEDGEVMDGQGGNMLLVIQRGVKLKRTNTNDRSAPRIV
- the LOC139572900 gene encoding protein MTSS 1-like isoform X6, whose translation is MEAVIEKECSALGGLFQSVIGDMKNSYPIWEDFISKAGKLQSQLRATVVAAAAFLDAFQKVADLATNTRGGTRDIGSALTRMCMRHRSIEAKLRDFSMAFMDCMINPLQDQMEEWKRGTNTLDKDHAKEYKKVRSEIKKKSLDTLKLQKKAKKGRGEVQPQLNSAMQDVSDTYLLLEEMEKQAVRKALVEERSRLCTFVSMLRPVVDEEISMLGEVTHLQTISDDLKMLTMDPHKLPPASEQVILDLKGSDYNWSYQTPPSSPSTTRSRKSSMCSSTLPQQAAARLSSMSSHDSGFISHPDTSKSPSPMPQETLPQPCSSSGSSEASDTCQSVSECSSPTSGGPLAAVDKLSNGYDHYGDHHHSDSSYLMGGGSGLGGSYLMGGGSGLVGSYPLFPPSSHSSSITSSSCPSQSWSRPCSALLPDYPHYCTLGPNMVPTSKVPSWKDWAKPGPYDQPMVNTLRRRKDKDLVPADTSYAPLPLPAGVIPAPGGRSLPLPAGVIPAPGGRSLPLPAGFIPAPGGRRLPLPAGVIPAPGGRSQPLPPPPKVCEMEAHEELALALSRGLQLDSQTQRSSRDSLHCSSGYSTQSTTPCCSEDTIPSQVSDYDYFSMGGDQEVDQQEFDKSSTIPRNSDISQSYRRMFQSKRPASTAGLPSTAGSVIMTPGVATIRRTPSTKPSARRGTTGPIPIRTPVIPVKCPTVPGLVGGGFPGGLRLPGGPGVGAEEPEEAQSPESPAQGEEGELGVLPLAFWSGQATTNPPLAPHQPGVQCQGEGGSLEDGEVMDGQGGNMLLVIQRGVKLKRTNTNDRSAPRIV